One stretch of Pseudomonas eucalypticola DNA includes these proteins:
- a CDS encoding TrfB-related DNA-binding protein: MRRKERLTPQDFDTLKVHMGSRWKAANIEAVRRVMVEGCKQRDIAADLGVTEKAVSQMVKKAYDLHQEHGTVPEGWVSVFATLPRTWPNWSRPWNKKRGQP; the protein is encoded by the coding sequence ATGCGACGAAAAGAACGACTTACCCCGCAGGACTTCGACACCCTTAAAGTTCACATGGGGTCTCGTTGGAAAGCGGCGAACATCGAGGCAGTACGCCGGGTGATGGTCGAGGGATGCAAGCAAAGGGATATTGCCGCAGACCTGGGCGTCACTGAAAAGGCAGTCTCTCAGATGGTGAAAAAAGCATACGACTTGCACCAGGAACACGGGACGGTGCCGGAAGGTTGGGTATCAGTGTTTGCCACCCTCCCCCGGACCTGGCCGAACTGGTCAAGACCATGGAACAAAAAGCGCGGGCAACCTTGA
- a CDS encoding SprT-like domain-containing protein has translation MTKFFGLYKPLFWIVQTKICYNWFVQSKVRLAMIPTKDAYDELDRAYAHFNAELFGGQLPTCLITLQREKKTYGYFSASRFINQVDKSFTDEIALNPAYFGVVSLKEIMQTVVHEMVHLWQHHFGKPGRRRYHNREWGEKMKAVGLMPSDTGKPGGKQTGERMADYAIEGGVFEQALEKLVATSYRITWLDNNPGRHVDAAALQAALEGMVDGVDPANILAPAGTAAPVPTKPTRAKYTCACEINVWAKPGLNLICGECSQRFAEADPA, from the coding sequence AATCTGCTATAATTGGTTTGTACAATCCAAAGTGAGATTGGCCATGATTCCGACTAAAGATGCTTACGACGAACTAGACCGGGCGTACGCCCATTTCAATGCGGAGCTGTTTGGGGGCCAGTTGCCGACGTGCCTGATTACCCTTCAGCGCGAAAAGAAAACCTACGGCTATTTCTCGGCCTCTCGGTTCATTAACCAGGTGGACAAGTCATTCACGGACGAAATCGCGCTGAACCCGGCTTACTTCGGTGTGGTGTCTTTGAAGGAAATCATGCAAACCGTAGTGCATGAAATGGTGCACCTGTGGCAGCACCATTTCGGAAAACCTGGGCGCCGCCGTTATCATAATCGGGAGTGGGGCGAAAAAATGAAGGCTGTAGGCCTGATGCCCAGCGATACCGGAAAACCTGGCGGTAAGCAGACCGGCGAACGCATGGCCGACTATGCGATTGAAGGCGGCGTGTTTGAACAGGCGTTAGAAAAACTGGTGGCCACCTCATACCGGATCACCTGGCTAGACAACAATCCGGGACGCCATGTGGATGCAGCGGCGTTGCAGGCCGCGCTTGAGGGGATGGTTGATGGTGTGGACCCTGCAAACATATTGGCGCCAGCCGGGACGGCGGCGCCGGTACCAACTAAGCCAACCCGCGCCAAATACACCTGCGCGTGTGAAATCAACGTGTGGGCAAAGCCAGGCTTGAACCTCATTTGTGGCGAGTGCTCCCAGCGATTTGCCGAGGCGGACCCGGCTTAA
- a CDS encoding ParA family protein, which translates to MNIPRRFKQKAWANQKGGSGKSMLSYNDAFYLAESGYRTLYLDGDEQGNGSKPLGEFAVPGMVSSDLFQARPLEPIEIVEGQNLYVLMADKPGLIKAERSALEDDEMVDLVRAQVARIARDFDYVVVDTAGSNSRIANSLLVSSDFVAIPCRIDSYSIDVAKDVLSRVAFIQQQWNPQLVSFGIVPNEFDATQPAQIDWLKQLMTHYRKHLFGGYVRKSGAYKEAAAEGVPVWRLMDEKGRVKTAARTAGKEVRVVFEMMHKQMEQAHG; encoded by the coding sequence ATGAACATACCACGCCGATTTAAACAGAAAGCATGGGCCAACCAGAAGGGCGGCAGCGGTAAATCCATGCTGTCTTACAACGATGCGTTTTACCTGGCCGAGAGCGGGTATCGGACTCTCTACCTGGACGGCGACGAACAAGGCAACGGCAGCAAGCCGCTGGGCGAGTTCGCGGTACCTGGCATGGTGTCGTCAGACCTGTTTCAGGCGAGGCCGCTTGAACCCATTGAGATTGTCGAGGGGCAAAATCTGTACGTCCTGATGGCGGATAAGCCAGGTCTGATTAAGGCCGAGCGCAGCGCCTTGGAAGACGACGAAATGGTAGACCTGGTGCGCGCACAGGTGGCCCGGATCGCCCGTGACTTCGACTATGTGGTAGTCGATACCGCAGGCTCTAACAGCCGTATTGCCAACTCACTATTGGTCAGCAGCGATTTTGTAGCCATCCCGTGCCGTATCGACTCTTACAGCATCGACGTGGCCAAAGACGTGTTGTCCCGTGTTGCGTTCATCCAGCAGCAATGGAACCCGCAGTTAGTGAGTTTCGGGATTGTCCCCAACGAGTTCGACGCGACCCAGCCCGCGCAAATCGACTGGCTTAAGCAGCTCATGACCCACTATCGCAAACACTTGTTTGGCGGGTATGTGAGGAAAAGCGGGGCCTACAAAGAAGCAGCAGCCGAAGGCGTGCCGGTATGGCGCCTGATGGATGAAAAAGGCCGCGTGAAAACTGCCGCCCGCACAGCAGGGAAGGAAGTGCGGGTAGTTTTTGAAATGATGCACAAGCAGATGGAGCAAGCGCATGGCTAA
- a CDS encoding ParB/RepB/Spo0J family partition protein: MAKKLDLLGLADFGQAPAPAAAGEDGQVIEVAVDDVIPDPAQPRKKFDPVKLQKLADVIKASRLNQPVTVRPKNADGKYVIGLGERRWRACKIAGLATLPVRISAQIDYYDQVTENTEQEPLTIMEEARFIAWRVAEGDKKSLIAKRLGMRADTVSQLLALATAPEFIQVLGDEKAIGGRTLYELVQAHKEFPAEVERYAQGEEITRAGVGRLLEQLRSREAQALIDAEAKAGQQHNDQSTNQDTKPPKVEGDRDKERPLDLDNPNEKPAGPAQPAAAAQQQASAPGGAKVKILVNGRAATLAQAGLVQVVYADTGEIVEVELSTVQIVGVEETDNESS; this comes from the coding sequence ATGGCTAAAAAACTGGATTTGCTGGGACTGGCGGATTTTGGCCAGGCCCCTGCCCCGGCAGCGGCTGGAGAAGACGGCCAGGTCATCGAGGTTGCGGTTGATGATGTAATACCGGACCCCGCGCAACCACGTAAGAAATTCGACCCGGTAAAGCTGCAAAAGCTTGCGGACGTAATCAAGGCCAGCCGCCTCAACCAGCCGGTAACGGTACGGCCCAAAAACGCCGATGGTAAATACGTGATCGGTTTGGGGGAACGCCGGTGGCGTGCCTGCAAGATTGCTGGCTTGGCCACGTTGCCGGTTCGCATCAGCGCTCAAATCGACTACTACGACCAGGTAACGGAGAACACCGAGCAGGAACCGTTAACGATCATGGAGGAAGCCCGGTTTATTGCGTGGCGCGTGGCGGAAGGTGACAAAAAGTCGCTGATTGCTAAACGCCTCGGTATGCGGGCGGACACCGTGTCACAGCTTTTGGCCCTGGCCACGGCACCCGAGTTTATCCAGGTGCTGGGCGATGAAAAAGCGATTGGCGGACGTACGCTCTATGAGCTTGTGCAGGCCCACAAGGAATTTCCCGCCGAAGTAGAGCGCTATGCTCAGGGCGAAGAAATCACCCGCGCAGGTGTAGGGCGGCTGCTGGAGCAATTGCGTAGCCGAGAGGCCCAAGCGCTGATAGACGCCGAAGCGAAAGCCGGTCAACAACACAACGACCAATCGACCAACCAGGACACTAAGCCGCCCAAGGTCGAAGGCGACCGCGACAAAGAGCGCCCGCTAGACCTGGACAATCCCAACGAAAAACCGGCAGGGCCAGCGCAGCCTGCGGCAGCGGCGCAACAACAGGCGAGCGCCCCAGGTGGCGCTAAGGTAAAGATCCTGGTCAACGGGCGAGCGGCCACATTGGCCCAGGCTGGTTTGGTCCAGGTTGTTTATGCTGATACCGGGGAGATTGTCGAGGTCGAATTATCGACCGTGCAAATCGTCGGTGTGGAGGAAACGGACAATGAAAGCTCATGA